A region from the Falco rusticolus isolate bFalRus1 chromosome 4, bFalRus1.pri, whole genome shotgun sequence genome encodes:
- the DNAJA3 gene encoding dnaJ homolog subfamily A member 3, mitochondrial gives MAAAPVTKAGSGLGSSEPEESSAVPAQPCRAFAPALPAFHPPRRWGGSTGAAPPPPPAAQAQRCARAKMAARSSSRWLGAAAAVAAARSRAPGDGRLPLVWLVRRLSGPPPSAAVRRLLPLRAGLCAAGTKHAAAFHSSAAARAKEDYYQVLGVPRSATQKEIKKAYYQLAKKYHPDTNKDDPKAKEKFSQLAEAYEVLSDEVKRKQYDAYGTASFDAGAAGAGAGRQYWSSGPSIDPEELFRKIFGEFSGSPFGDFQNVFDQPQEYIMELTFTQAAKGVNKEIVVNINDACERCNGKGHEPGTKVQRCHYCSGTGMETINTGPFVMRSTCRRCGGRGSIITTPCVVCRGTGQTKQKKTVMVPVPAGVEDGQTVRMPVGKKEIFITFRVQKSSVFRRNGADIHSDLLISIAQAVLGGTARCQGLYETINITIPPGIQPDQRIRMSGKGIPKVNSYGYGDHYIHIKIKVPQRLTDRQRALMMSYAEDEADVDGTVNGVTNTASGGRATASADAGGDRPEAEENKEGFLSKLKKMFSS, from the exons ATGGCGGCAGCGCCGGTAACGAAGGCAGGCAGCGGGCTGGGCAGCAGCGAGCCTGAGGAGAGCAGCGCCGTGCCGGCGCAGCCCTGCCGGGCCTTCGCTCCAGCTCTGCCCGCGTTCCACCCGCCCAGGCGCTGGGGCGGCAGCACAG GCGCGGCCCCTCCTCCCCCGCCGGCGGCGCAGGCGCAGCGCTGCGCGCGGGCCAAGATGGCGGCCAGGAGCTCGTCGCGCTGGCtcggggcggccgccgccgtgGCCGCTGCTAGGAGCCGCGCGCCGGGGGACGGGCGGCTGCCGCTCGTCTGGCTCGTCCGGCGCCTCAGCGGCCCGCCGCCGTCCGCCGCCGTCCGCCGCCTCCTGCCGCTGCGCGCCGGGCTGTGCGCCGCGg GGACGAAGCACGCCGCCGCCTTCCACAGCAGCGCGGCGGCCCGCGCCAAGGAGGACTATTACCAGGTGCTGGGGGTGCCGCGCTCCGCCACCCAGAAGGAGATCAAGAAGGCCTACTACCAG ttGGCAAAGAAATATCACCCTGATACAAATAAGGATGACCCTAAAGCTAAAGAGAAGTTCTCTCAGCTGGCAGAAGCCTATGAG GTATTAAGTGATGAAGTGAAGCGGAAACAATACGATGCGTATGGCACAGCTAGTTTTGATGCTGGCGCAGCAGGTGCTGGCGCTGGGAGGCAGTACTGGAGTAGTGGTCCATCGATTGATCCAGAggagcttttcagaaaaatcttcGGAGAGTTTTCGGGATCCCCTTTTGGTGATTTTCAGAATGTCTTTGACCAGCCACAGGAG TATATCATGGAACTGACATTCACTCAAGCTGCGAAAGGTGTTAACAAGGAGATTGTGGTGAACATCAATGACGCCTGTGAGCGATGCAATGGTAAAGGACACGAACCCGGTACCAAAGTGCAGCGCTGTCACTACTGCAGTGGCACTGGCATG GAGACAATAAATACCGGCCCTTTTGTAATGCGATCTACGTGCCGACGATGCGGCGGTCGTGGTTCCATCATAACAACACCATGCGTAGTATGTCGAGGAACGGGGCAAACGAAACAAAAGAAGACAGTGATGGTTCCTGTGCCAGCTG GCGTTGAGGATGGGCAGACAGTTCGGATGCctgtggggaagaaagaaattttcattacattcaGG GTTCAGAAAAGTTCTGTGTTCAGAAGAAACGGAGCAGATATCCATTCGGACCTCCTTATTTCAATAGCACAGGCTGTTCTGGGAGGCACGGCCAGGTGTCAAGGCTTGTATGAGACAATCAATATCACA ATACCCCCTGGTATTCAGCCAGACCAGAGAATTCGAATGAGTGGGAAAGGCATTCCCAAGGTTAACAGTTATGGCTATGGAGACCACTACATTCACATAAAGATAAAAGTTCCTCA GAGGCTGACGGATCGCCAGAGAGCCTTAATGATGAGCTATGCTGAGGACGAGGCAGATGTGGACGGCACGGTGAACGGGGTCACAAATACAGCATCAG GTGGCAGGGCCACGGCTAGTGCTGACGCAGGCGGGGATAGGCCTGAGGCTGAGGAGAACAAGGAGGGATTCCTTTCCAAACTTAAGAAAATGTTTAGTTCCTGA